The Calliphora vicina chromosome 3, idCalVici1.1, whole genome shotgun sequence genome contains a region encoding:
- the LOC135953740 gene encoding nucleolar MIF4G domain-containing protein 1 homolog — MVKLAKKKSKTKHVHVKPLSRKELRKQKTEEKKEHKRLFFSSKTDGKKLVAEAKEQQKNNNGQDKKNNKKKKPKVTINPDDIPIEQLLSGEVNSDNDESVDSDFSDEEVDALLPESLKLQMKSKGKPQPPAKKAKQIQPTRPDAEEIHRRELQRQKELQNHSKKLRVKQLKVENEEEDKMIAKLEKKLGLNKTKDKNRLVRKMFNDGLDFALELCLDDEEEKEKQILKDKRKEELKKQQNKEPSWSDEEQDDERFNAIFGSGGESDGSEANDLAGEEQEEFDDDESDFGEEGEEELDDEFGGEEQDSENEQNKEEQDEFKEDIYGRKRDKDGNIIMEGASDGPQKYIPPHQRALLAAKGDNKQAEILERLRKQCKGLLNRLSEANLHKISTGIEELYMKNSRFNMNETLNKLLQEALVSKVLANERMVQEHMVLLAYLHAHVGSEIGAHFLQMFIEQFDSLLKNLTHLQQEDKSLNNVVLILSYMYVFKIFEHRLLLEIIDRLTNQLDEKTIECLLLVFQSVGFKLRKDDPLAFKQMMLGVQTKIAAAPLELKENLRLKFMVDILNAVKNNNINKIPKFDPMLHEDLRKKLKAMLRNDKYVITLNITMEDLLRADTVGKWWVVGSAWTGNINEMAAAKKKGEADENSSKTQKFSEQLLKLAKQQKMNTEERRNIFCIIMSAADYIDAFEKILHLAVKDQRSIAYVTIHCCLNEKASNPYYAHLALKFCNFNRKYQLAFQFACWDRINEIDALNKTQVRNLARFLQHLIMNNGLQLAVLKIVDFLQLDKQSFALMKEICKGLLLSSEEQELYQAFERLAKNSKLQQFKQSLRLFLQHFLLKEQGATLKLSEDEMELLQKRADYVDKLLAYVDM, encoded by the exons atggtgAAATTAGCAAAAAAGAAATCCAAAACTAAACATGTACATGTTAAGCCATTAAGCCGCAAAGAATTGCGCAAACAAAAAACCGAGGAAAAGAAAGAACATAAACGTTTATTTTTCTCCAGCAAAACTGATGGCAAGAAATTAGTGGCCGAAGCaaaagagcaacaaaaaaataataatggacAAGacaaaaagaataataaaaagaaaaaacccAAAGTCACCATCAATCCTGATGACATACCCATTGAACAACTATTATCTGGTGAAGTTAATTCGGACAATGACGAGTCAGTGGATTCAGACTTTTCCGATGAAGAAGTGGATGCCTTGCTGCCGGAATCCTTAAAGCTACAAATGAAATCTAAAGGAAAACCACAACCCCCAGCAAAGAAAGCCAAACAAATACAACCCACACGTCCCGATGCCGAAGAAATCCATCGCCGCGAATTACAGCGCCAAAAAGAATTGCAGAATCACTCAAAGAAACTTCGCGTCAAACAACTAAAAGTGGAGAATGAGGAAGAAGATAAAATGATAGCTAAATTGGAGAAAAAATTGGGTTTGAATAAGACCAAGGATAAAAATCGTTTAGTGCGTAAAATGTTCAATGATGGTTTGGATTTTGCATTGGAATTGTGTCTTGACGACGAGGAggaaaaggaaaaacaaatacTGAAAGATAAACGCAAAGAAGAATTGaaaaaacagcaaaacaaaGAACCCAGCTGGAGTGATGAAGAGCAAGATGATGAAAGATTTAATGCAATATTTGGCAGTGGCGGGGAGTCAGATGGTTCAGAGGCAAATGATTTAGCGGGAGAAGAACAAGAGGAGTTTGATGATGATGAAAGTGATTTTGGTGAGGAGGGTGAAGAGGAGTTAGATGATGAATTTGGGGGTGAGGAACAAGATTCAGAAAATGAACAGAACAAAGAGGAACAAGATGAAT ttaaAGAAGACATTTATGGCCGAAAACGCGACAAAGATGGCAATATTATTATGGAAGGAGCTAGTGATGGTCCCCAAAAATATATACCACCTCATCAAAGAGCCCTGCTGGCCGCTAAGGGTGACAATAAACAGGCAGAGATTTTAGAAAGACTACGCAAACAATGTAAAGGTCTACTTAATCGTTTATCAGAAGCTAATCTGCATAAGATATCCACGGGTATTGAGGAACTTTACATGAAAAACTCACGTTTTAATATGAATGAAACTCTGAACAAATTGCTGCAAGAGGCATTGGTTAGTAAAGTGCTGGCAAATGAACGTATGGTCCAAGAACATATGGTACTGTTGGCATATTTACATGCTCACGTTGGCAGTGAAATAGGAGCCCACTTTCTACAAATGTTTATTGAACAATTCGATAGCCTGCTAAAAAATTTAACTCACTTGCAGCAAGAAGACAAGAGCTTAAATAATGTCGTCCTAATTCTTAGCTACATGTATGTTTTTAAGATATTCGAACATAGATTATTGCTGGAAATCATAGACCGTTTAACCAACCAATTGGACGAGAAGACTATAGAATGTTTGCTATTGGTATTTCAGTCGGTGGGTTTTAAATTAAGAAAGGATGATCCGTTGGCATTTAAACAAATGATGTTAGGTGTGCAAACAAAAATCGCAGCTGCTCCATTGGAATTGAAAGAGAATTTAAGACTTAAATTCATGGTGGACATATTGAATGCcgttaaaaacaataacattaACAAAATACCCAAATTCGATCCCATGCTACATGAGGACTTAAGAAAGAAATTAAAGGCCATGTTAAGAAATGATAAATATGTTATAACACTCAATATAACCATGGAAGATTTGCTACGTGCTGATACTGTGGGTAAATGGTGGGTTGTGGGTTCTGCCTGGACGGGCAATATTAATGAAATGGCTGCTGCCAAAAAGAAAGGCGAAGCAGACGAAAATTCTTCGAAAACCCAAAAATTCTCCGAACAATTACTTAAACTGGCCAAACAGCAAAAAATGAATACCGAAGAAAGACGCAACATATTCTGCATTATAATGAGTGCGGCCGACTACATAGATGCCtttgagaaaattttgcatttagcTGTGAAAGATCAACGTTCGATAGCTTATGTCACCATACACTGTTGCCTAAACGAAAAAGCCTCCAATCCCTATTATGCCCATTTGGCATTGAAATTTTGCAACTTCAATCGTAAATACCAACTGGCCTTTCAATTTGCCTGCTGGGATCGCATCAATGAAATTGATGCTCTCAACAAAACTCAAGTACGCAATTTAGCACGTTTCCTGCAGCATCTCATAATGAACAATGGTTTACAGTTGGCTGTTTTGAAGATTGTGGATTTCCTGCAGCTGGATAAACAGTCGTTTGCTTTAATGAAAGAAATCTGCAAGGGCCTGTTGTTGTCGTCTGAGGAGCAGGAGTTGTATCAAGCTTTCGAGAGGTTGGCCAAAAATTCAAAGTtgcaacaatttaaacaaagtttacgTTTGTTCCTGCAACACTTTTTACTTAAAGAACAGGGAGCTACCTTAAAACTAAGCGAAGATGAAATGGAATTGCTGCAAAAGCGTGCGGATTATGTGGATAAATTATTAGCTTATGTAGATATGTAA
- the LOC135954692 gene encoding ubiquinol-cytochrome-c reductase complex assembly factor 1, which translates to MLTTRLLSKLPKTRNILMPTISAIDSIQIQNISTDVNKFRGLFKPVGQIACQYCSASTTATTPVGVTDKSNAADNGILKRVLKKVGFTPNSKARLRVSSHMLYESVADKINYLAFFKDFDMPNTFNSWFLVTELHVWMLLLRSMAEGSETGEDGRFLRNCIVEAMWGDVNTRAKKLGANNPSRTRQQIEELSEQFQAALIAYDEGIMSEDRVLAAALWRRFFELNCEEYERIERLVKYVRSQVQMLDNLSRQDFLIKPKIPWQDLDKINI; encoded by the exons ATGTTAACGACACGTTTATTAAGTAAACTGCCCAAAACCAGAAATATATTAATGCCAACC aTTTCTGCCATTGATAgcatacaaatacaaaatattagcACAGATGTCAACAAATTCCGTGGATTATTTAAGCCGGTGGGGCAAATTGCTTGTCAATATTGTTCGGCCAGTACCACGGCAACTACCCCAGTCGGAGTAACCGATAAATCCAATGCTGCTGATAATGGTATATTGAAgagagttttaaaaaaagttggttttACACCAAATTCTAAAGCG CGTTTAAGGGTTTCCAGTCATATGTTGTATGAAAGTGTAGccgataaaataaattatttggcaTTTTTCAAAGATTTCGATATGCCTAATACTTTTAATTCGTGGTTTTTGGTGACCGAATTACATGTTTGGATGTTATTGCTTAGATCCATGGCCGAGGGCTCAGAAACTGGTGAAGATGGCCGATTTTTACGTAATTGCATAGTGGAAGCTATGTGGGGTGATGTTAATACTAGAGCCAAAAAATTAGGG gcCAATAATCCCTCACGCACACGCCAACAAATTGAAGAGCTGTCTGAACAATTTCAAGCTGCCTTAATTGCCTATGATGAGGGCATTATGTCAGAGGATAGAGTATTAGCAGCTGCCTTATGGCGTCGcttttttgaattgaattgtgAGGAATATGAACGCATAGAACGTTTAGTGAAGTACGTACGCAGTCAGGTCCAAATGCTGGATAATCTTTCACGTCAAGATTTTCTCATAAAACCCAAAATACCTTGGCAAGATTtggataaaattaatatttaa
- the LOC135953741 gene encoding uncharacterized protein C7orf50 homolog, whose product MAKLENTTVKKPKGKKRKHTNTETEDEVANKSVIVEANNDEDEPMQTNTETEQVITKKTKKRKNKEKGDIQEKRSKSQQNDADNEPANEDHEVADDLHEPTLEELKESEKPENNLAIVTGRQKKKQKHQKLVDAQKGQSAEKEKQRNAEYLNKWKNARDSWKFEKLRQISIQQTMFESDKLDDDVWSIALEYLAGSKGSAKDKIVKLANDVIEEVDKLCEQQESEEQKQSIFNSAKYQRARDLLQIFD is encoded by the exons ATGGCAAAATTAGAAAATACCACAGTTAAAAAGCCAAAaggtaaaaaaagaaaacacaccAATACCGAAACAGAAGATGAAGTAGCAAATAAAAGTGTAATTGTGGAGGCTAACAATGATGAAGATGAACCAATGCAAACAAATACAGAAACTGAACAAG TAATTACAAAGAAGACTAAAAAACGTAAGAATAAAGAGAAAGGAGACATTCAGGAAAAACGCAGCAAATCGCAACAAAATGATGCTGATAATGAGCCAGCCAATGAAGACCACGAGGTGGCTGATGATTTGCATGAACCCACATTGGAGGAGTTAAAAGAAAGTGAGAAGCCCGAAAATAATTTAGCCATAGTAACTGGCCGACAAAAGAAGAAACAAAAGCATCAGAAATTAGTTGATGCTCAAAAGGGTCAATCTgctgaaaaagaaaaacagcgTAATGctgaatatttaaacaaatggaAGAATGCACGTGATAGTTGGAAATttgaaaaactgcgacaaatatcgATACAGCAGACTATGTTTGAAAGTGATAAACTGGACGATGATGTATGGTCAATTGCTTTGGAATATTTGGCCGGCAGCAAAGGCTCTGCCAAAGATAAAATAGTCAAATTGGCAAATGATGTTATCGAAGAGGTAGACAAACTATGTGAACAGCAAGAATCAGAAGAGCAAAAACAATCAATATTTAATTCAGCTAAATACCAAAGAGCTAGAGATTTACTacaaatattcgattaa